The Paenibacillus spongiae nucleotide sequence TGGCGAGATTGAAAGTTTTCGGTGCGGCATGCGGCATCGAACAAATTAGCCAACGGGGGGACGACCTCACCTTAAAATTTGCGGAAAGTGAGAAGAAGCGGTTCGATGCGAAGAAGATCGATCGGCTGTGCTTGCAATTCGAGAACCGCTTCATGCGTTCGAACGGCCAGGAAGCATATCCTTTCATCCAACTGAGAGGCAAGGGACTGGCGATCGAACAAAAGCTGGAGCTGTTGGAACGTTTTTTGATGCAATACAAGGACACCATTCAATCGAAAGGGGAACTACAAGATGTTGCGCACTAAACCATTGAAAAAAGGGATACTCCTCGCGCTGACGGCTGTCCTTGTCATCGTGCTGGCGGCCGGCTGCGGCAAGAAAGAAGAGGCGCCAAATACTGGAGGCAAGCCGGCAACCGGGCAGACGAAGGCGCCGGGCGAAGGGGAAGGCAAAGTAATCGCCACCTATAAGGACGGTACGGTGACGGATGGCGAGTTCAACAAATATACGTCGTTCTTCGGGATTGTGAATCCGCAGACGGCGATGTATCTTTCGATTCCGCAGCTGAAGGAACAATTTCTGCGGGAGTATGTCGGCTACAAAATTTTGAGCACGCGCCTGACATTAACCGATGATGAGAAGAAGAAAGCGCAAGAGGAAACCGATGCGTTCTATACCCAAGTAAAGACGGCCATGGATCAGAATCCGGACTTGAAGAAGACGGTGGAGGACGCCAAGCTGTCCGAAGCGGACATCAAATACTTCTACAACATGATTATGTCGATCATGAAGAGCGAAGAAAGCAAAGTCAAAGACGATGCCGTGAAGAAGTATTATGAGGATAATAAAAACGATTATAACCTCATCACGGCCCGCCATATCCTTGTTGCGACGGCCGATTCCGCAACGGGCGAGGAGCTGCGCACGGAAGAGGAAGCGCTCAAACGCGCGAAGGAAGTAAAGGCCAAGCTGGACAAGGGCGGCGATTGGAACGCACTGGCCAAGCAATACTCCGATGACCCCGGCTCGAAGGACAAGGGCGGTCTGTATGAGAACCAGGAAGCCAAAGGCTGGGTGCCGGAATTTAAAGATGCGGCTAATAAGCAGGAAATCAATAAAATTGGGGAACCGGTCAAAACCGACTACGGCTACCATGTCATCAAGGTGGAGAAGCGCGAATCGACTCCATTCGATAAGCTGACGGACGAGAAGAAGCTCGCGATTAAGCAAACCATTGCTGCCGAGAATCTCAACACCTTCATGACCAAGGAGCTGCCGGACCTTATTACGAAGATCGACCTGCCGAAGGAAGAAGCACCGGCTGGCGATGGAGCGACGAACGGCGGAGCTGCTAATGGCGGAGAAGCCGAAGGCGGCGCAGCTAACGACGGTAAAACAAATGCGCCGGCAGATGATAAGAAAGAAGAAGCGAAATAATGCGGATCCGCGCATAGCGGAAGGCCTGTCCGGCTCAGTCGGACAGGCCTTCTTTTCGCTTGAGAGGTAGTTGCTTCCAGCAGCCGAAGAGCCTTAACGTCGCGTGCATAAGAAAATGGGAGGGGATGAATACTATGGTCAGATTCGAAATCACTTCTTGCCAAGGATTCACTCCTCTTGAGCATAGACAAGCTGCATGACCCATCCAGTCCAATTCAAAACCTTTAACTGAAAGTGGGGCAACTAGAACATGAAAGCAACTGGAATTGTTCGTCGCATCGATGATCTTGGCCGGGTTGTTATCCCTAAGGAAATCCGCCGGACGCTGCGTATCCGCGAAGGTGATCCGCTGGAAATTTTCGTTGACCGGGACGGCGAGGTTATTCTGAAGAAATATTCGCCGATTGGCGAGCTTGGCGACTTCGCCAAAGAATATGCCGAGTCGCTCTCCGAGAGCACAAACCATATTACGCTGATATCCGACCGCGACAACATCATTGCGGTTGCCGGCGCATCGAAGAAAGAATATATGGAGAAGCAGATCGGTTCCATTCTGGAGTCCTGCATGGAGAACCGGAAGACGGTAACCGAGACGGGCGGAGGTTCCTACGAGGTGGTGAAGGATACGGAGGAGAACTTCAGCTCCTTCGTCGCATCGCCGATCGTAGCCGGCGGAGATCCTATCGGTACGGTTGTGCTGCTCAGCAAGGACGATTCCGTCAAAATGGCGCAAATGGAAGTCAAGATGGCGGAAACGGCCGCCGGCTTCCTGGCCAAACAAATGGAGCAGTAAGCCGATCATCAGCTTCCTTGGAGCATATGTTCTCCGGGAAGCTTTTTTCTATTCGAGCCTGTTTGACAGCCGCTTGCCTGCGCATGTAGAACCGCCAACATTCACATGACCGTTCTTTCAGGTATAATGGGAGGATGTAGTAAGGATGGGCAGGTGTAAGACATTGGAGAGCAGGCAAGCGCTGCGGGGGGACGCGGCGGGCGCGGGCGACACATCGGAGACACGGGCAAACGGAGCTGCGGCAGGACAAACCGAGCTGCAGGCAGACGGAGGCTCTTGTGACGCTGCGGCAGGACAAGCGGAGTCTTCCGCCGTATGGAAGGGCGTCGCGCTGATGGGTGCTGCCGTGATCGTCAGCAAAGTGATCGGCACGCTTCAAAAAATTCCGCTGCAAAATATAGCGGGCGACCGCGTATTCGGGATCTATAATGCGGTTTATCCGTTCTATCAGCTGTTTCTCGTCCTGGCCACGGCAGGGTTTCCGGTTGCCGTCTCGCTGCTCGTTGCGGAGCGGATCGCCGGGAATGACCGCGATGGAGCCAGACATGTACTTGGGGCAAGCACGCTGCTGCTCGCCGTCACAGGGGCGGCCGGATTCGTGCTTATGTGGTCCACCGCCGAACTGACAGCGGGCTGGATCGGCGATGCGGCTGCCGCTCCGGCGATCAGGATGTCGTCGCTGGCGTTATGGTCCATGCCGGTTGTTGCGGCACTGCGGGGTTATTATCAGGGGCTTGGAAGAATGCTGCCGACGGCGGCGTCGCAGCTGCTCGAACAGACGGTGCGCGTCGCCGCCATGCTGGCACTGCTTGCAATTGGCTGGCGGCTCGGTTGGACCGATGCGGGGCTAGCCGCAGGCGCGGCGGCGGGATCGGCTGTAGGCGGCTTGGCGGCGTTAGCGGTTATGGCGGGGATATGGAGGCGCGACCGCCGAATGGACCGGCAAGTGCGCTCCGGAACGGCCATAACGCTGCTTCGGCAGGTGAGGCGCTTGGCTGTGCTGGCCTTTCCCGTGGCGATGGGGGCGCTTGTCGTTCCGGTATTAGGCGTCGTGGATGCGTTCACCGTGCCGCGCTTGCTTCATGACTTCGGATACGGAGAGGCGGAAGCGATGGCGCAATACGGGGTATACAGCCGCGGACAGCCGATCGTTCAGCTGGTTGTGATGGTTGCCGGCGCCATTGGAGCCGCGCTTGTACCGGCTCTGGTGGCTGCACGAGCCCGCGGGGAGGAAGCGGGCACGCGGCTGCACGCTTCCTCAGCCATGCGTGCGGCCTGGTGGATCGGGGCTGCGGCCGCAGCCGGAATCGCGCTGCTTGCGGGCCCCATGAACATGATGCTGTACGCGGACAATTCCGGTACGCTTACGTTCGCCTTGATCGGCTGCACCGCCTTGGCGGGCACGGTGAACGCGATCGCCGCCGCGGTGCTGCAGGGGCTGGGCGCCGTACGGGCGCCGGCGTTGTTCATGCTCGCGGCCGCGGCGCTCAAGGCCGCGCTGAACGCCGCGCTCGTGCCGGCGCTGGGCATCGCCGGCGCGGCCTGCGCCGGCATCGCGGCGCTCACGGCGGCTGCC carries:
- the spoVT gene encoding stage V sporulation protein T, encoding MKATGIVRRIDDLGRVVIPKEIRRTLRIREGDPLEIFVDRDGEVILKKYSPIGELGDFAKEYAESLSESTNHITLISDRDNIIAVAGASKKEYMEKQIGSILESCMENRKTVTETGGGSYEVVKDTEENFSSFVASPIVAGGDPIGTVVLLSKDDSVKMAQMEVKMAETAAGFLAKQMEQ
- a CDS encoding polysaccharide biosynthesis protein, encoding MGRCKTLESRQALRGDAAGAGDTSETRANGAAAGQTELQADGGSCDAAAGQAESSAVWKGVALMGAAVIVSKVIGTLQKIPLQNIAGDRVFGIYNAVYPFYQLFLVLATAGFPVAVSLLVAERIAGNDRDGARHVLGASTLLLAVTGAAGFVLMWSTAELTAGWIGDAAAAPAIRMSSLALWSMPVVAALRGYYQGLGRMLPTAASQLLEQTVRVAAMLALLAIGWRLGWTDAGLAAGAAAGSAVGGLAALAVMAGIWRRDRRMDRQVRSGTAITLLRQVRRLAVLAFPVAMGALVVPVLGVVDAFTVPRLLHDFGYGEAEAMAQYGVYSRGQPIVQLVVMVAGAIGAALVPALVAARARGEEAGTRLHASSAMRAAWWIGAAAAAGIALLAGPMNMMLYADNSGTLTFALIGCTALAGTVNAIAAAVLQGLGAVRAPALFMLAAAALKAALNAALVPALGIAGAACAGIAALTAAALLAAGAVRRACGAAMPARSAAGLGLALAVMAAALVLAERGFAPLLGEALPPRAAAAALALGGTALGAALFIAAGLRLSASRRASCARCRAAQRWPPA
- a CDS encoding peptidylprolyl isomerase; translated protein: MLRTKPLKKGILLALTAVLVIVLAAGCGKKEEAPNTGGKPATGQTKAPGEGEGKVIATYKDGTVTDGEFNKYTSFFGIVNPQTAMYLSIPQLKEQFLREYVGYKILSTRLTLTDDEKKKAQEETDAFYTQVKTAMDQNPDLKKTVEDAKLSEADIKYFYNMIMSIMKSEESKVKDDAVKKYYEDNKNDYNLITARHILVATADSATGEELRTEEEALKRAKEVKAKLDKGGDWNALAKQYSDDPGSKDKGGLYENQEAKGWVPEFKDAANKQEINKIGEPVKTDYGYHVIKVEKRESTPFDKLTDEKKLAIKQTIAAENLNTFMTKELPDLITKIDLPKEEAPAGDGATNGGAANGGEAEGGAANDGKTNAPADDKKEEAK